One window of the Lactococcus lactis genome contains the following:
- a CDS encoding cold-shock protein yields the protein MAQGTVKWFNATKGFGFITTEEGNDVFAHFSAIQTDGFKTLDEGQKVTFDVEDGPRGPQAVNIQK from the coding sequence ATGGCACAAGGAACTGTTAAATGGTTTAACGCAACTAAAGGCTTCGGCTTTATCACTACTGAAGAAGGAAACGACGTTTTCGCTCACTTCTCAGCTATCCAAACTGATGGATTCAAAACACTTGACGAAGGTCAAAAAGTTACTTTTGACGTTGAAGATGGCCCTCGTGGACCTCAAGCTGTTAACATCCAAAAATAA
- a CDS encoding 5-formyltetrahydrofolate cyclo-ligase, producing MESKAENRKKILQMLKNFSDYEKRRQNKDVLKQLTASSKWKSAKKIALYMSMPIEFNLTELFDQSDDKEILIPKCLPERQMIFAKYDKENLVRSKFGLLEPKSEIAVEPDFILVPGLIWNDEGYRIGFGGGYYDRYLANFEGSTASVLYDFQKMDFEAESHDIAVQELFIGRKNNEF from the coding sequence ATGGAAAGTAAAGCAGAAAACCGTAAAAAAATATTACAAATGTTAAAAAATTTTTCAGACTACGAGAAAAGGCGTCAGAATAAGGATGTTTTAAAGCAGTTAACCGCTTCCTCAAAATGGAAATCTGCAAAAAAAATAGCGCTTTATATGTCAATGCCAATTGAATTTAATTTGACAGAACTTTTCGACCAATCTGACGACAAAGAAATTTTGATTCCTAAATGCTTACCTGAGCGTCAAATGATTTTTGCCAAGTATGATAAAGAAAATCTTGTTCGCTCAAAATTTGGCTTGCTTGAGCCAAAATCTGAAATTGCAGTTGAGCCTGATTTTATCCTTGTTCCAGGCTTAATTTGGAATGATGAGGGTTATCGAATCGGTTTTGGTGGTGGTTATTATGACCGGTATTTGGCTAATTTTGAGGGATCAACGGCCTCTGTACTTTATGATTTTCAAAAAATGGATTTTGAGGCAGAAAGCCATGACATCGCAGTACAAGAACTTTTTATAGGGAGAAAAAATAATGAATTTTAA
- a CDS encoding rhomboid family protein → MNFNEIKRDFTRYKATYILSIITLLVWLWQFFTYGISATSAINLFNSGAILGQVMLFDPSQMWRLFTALFIHIGWAHVLLNVATLFFIGRQIENVFGWLRFTLIYLLSGIFGNAMVFLLTPRVVSAGASTSIFGLFAAVVGLAFFTKHPFLQQIGRMFTVLIVANLVMNLFSLGNVSIWAHIGGAIGGLLLSAIFAPKAFIPSIPKQYRIFATGAFVILLVLFIGLPFFK, encoded by the coding sequence ATGAATTTTAATGAAATTAAACGAGATTTTACACGTTACAAGGCAACTTATATCTTATCAATTATCACACTCTTAGTTTGGTTATGGCAATTTTTTACTTACGGAATATCGGCAACTTCAGCAATCAACTTGTTCAATAGTGGAGCCATACTTGGTCAAGTTATGCTGTTTGACCCAAGCCAAATGTGGCGTTTGTTTACGGCACTCTTTATCCATATTGGTTGGGCACATGTTTTATTAAATGTGGCGACGCTCTTTTTCATCGGTCGGCAAATTGAAAATGTTTTTGGTTGGCTACGTTTTACTCTGATTTATCTTTTGTCAGGAATTTTTGGTAATGCCATGGTTTTTCTTTTGACACCTAGAGTGGTTTCGGCAGGAGCATCTACTTCTATATTTGGCCTCTTTGCGGCAGTTGTTGGTCTAGCATTTTTTACAAAACATCCATTTTTACAACAAATCGGTCGAATGTTTACTGTGTTGATTGTTGCTAACTTGGTTATGAATCTCTTTTCTTTAGGAAATGTAAGCATTTGGGCACATATTGGCGGGGCAATTGGTGGACTGCTTTTGTCAGCAATTTTTGCTCCTAAGGCTTTCATTCCATCTATTCCCAAACAATACCGTATTTTTGCAACAGGCGCCTTTGTTATTCTCTTGGTTCTCTTTATCGGTTTACCATTTTTCAAGTAA
- a CDS encoding DUF3284 domain-containing protein, whose amino-acid sequence MRIDKIVDAPREFIFEKIIDSCLFDIEKNTGKRPKVRSLNGYEYSKSFGKNQRGSIKITELTEPSIYAFTTKTNRNTFSTRWELHKIDDRSTQVVIEENQTSNGFIQMINDKAVGFFLGRFKKRQMVAVLDNVNRAYNGGRAR is encoded by the coding sequence ATGAGAATTGATAAAATAGTTGATGCCCCGAGAGAATTTATCTTTGAAAAAATAATTGATTCATGTCTATTTGACATTGAAAAAAATACAGGGAAACGTCCGAAAGTTAGAAGCTTAAATGGTTATGAATATAGTAAGAGCTTTGGGAAAAACCAAAGAGGAAGTATTAAAATTACAGAGCTGACAGAACCAAGCATTTACGCTTTTACGACTAAAACAAATCGCAATACTTTTAGTACTCGCTGGGAATTGCATAAAATTGATGACCGAAGCACTCAGGTGGTCATTGAAGAGAACCAAACATCAAATGGTTTTATTCAAATGATTAACGACAAAGCCGTTGGTTTTTTCTTGGGACGTTTTAAAAAGCGCCAAATGGTTGCTGTTTTGGATAATGTCAATCGAGCTTACAATGGCGGTAGAGCAAGATAA
- a CDS encoding GNAT family N-acetyltransferase, which produces MNANTKNNKEFLDLATYAFHKPKTKERAKAFDKLLEFSTPYGHYENQKLTSMVIDSHFNVYWKNQEVKTSGIGYVASYPEFRGNGAIRQLMTKSLRDNYEKGVIFSYLAPFSYAFYEKFGYHYAFNQKHYRLAAQDFPKGKRSAGEISREKFEFDDENASEFSVSKNTALFKVLTEVHQKADNQGSLICSPELWSYFFSFKSQPHCAIYRENGKALGYLLYEFSEMTFVIKELITLTDEAKQAFYRFISSHAGSFSETSWQAPSDTLLEEELTEPQRAEIKLVPYMQARIVNLQEFLKVHGQPEFSVEITDEIIPENNISLGEGKREKMTIGQFTAKILKENQAILREYF; this is translated from the coding sequence ATGAATGCGAATACAAAAAATAATAAAGAATTTTTAGATTTGGCAACTTATGCCTTTCATAAGCCTAAAACAAAGGAACGGGCAAAAGCTTTTGACAAATTACTTGAATTTTCAACTCCTTATGGCCACTACGAAAATCAAAAACTGACGTCAATGGTGATTGACTCACACTTTAATGTTTATTGGAAAAATCAAGAAGTCAAAACTTCTGGAATTGGTTATGTTGCCAGTTATCCTGAGTTTCGAGGCAATGGAGCCATTCGACAATTAATGACCAAAAGTTTGCGAGATAATTATGAAAAAGGAGTGATTTTTTCATATTTAGCACCATTTTCATATGCTTTTTATGAAAAATTTGGTTATCATTATGCTTTTAATCAAAAACATTATCGACTAGCAGCTCAAGATTTTCCTAAAGGTAAGAGAAGTGCGGGCGAAATTAGTCGAGAAAAGTTTGAGTTTGATGATGAAAATGCTAGTGAATTTTCTGTCAGTAAAAATACAGCCCTTTTTAAAGTACTGACAGAAGTTCATCAAAAGGCTGATAATCAAGGCTCACTTATTTGCTCTCCAGAACTTTGGTCTTACTTTTTCAGTTTTAAATCACAACCTCACTGTGCGATTTATCGCGAAAATGGTAAGGCTTTGGGCTATCTTCTCTATGAATTTTCAGAAATGACATTTGTTATCAAAGAACTGATAACTTTGACTGACGAGGCAAAACAAGCATTTTATCGTTTTATTTCAAGCCATGCTGGTTCATTTTCGGAAACTAGTTGGCAAGCACCTTCAGATACTCTCCTTGAAGAAGAACTGACAGAGCCACAGCGAGCAGAAATTAAACTTGTTCCTTATATGCAGGCACGAATTGTTAACTTACAGGAATTTTTAAAAGTACACGGTCAGCCCGAATTTTCAGTTGAAATTACTGACGAAATTATTCCTGAAAACAATATTAGTCTCGGAGAAGGAAAAAGAGAAAAAATGACCATTGGCCAATTTACGGCAAAAATTTTAAAAGAGAATCAGGCGATTCTTCGTGAATATTTTTAA
- a CDS encoding DUF871 domain-containing protein, which yields MGKLGVSIYPERSNFEADKAYLDLAHQYGFKRVFTSLLEIDGDKEGVLAAFKKVVDYANQLGMEVMVDINPGLFTQLNISYDDLSFFHEMGADGVRLDIGFTGAEEARMTRNPYGIKIEINMSQGTTYVDSIMDYSPDTEKLLGSHNFYPHRYTGLEFNHYLKCTEKFKGYNLNTMAFVNSQAATFGPWPTQDGLCTLEDHRSLEIATQVKHYKLLGGIDDVTIANAYASEEELKAMSQAFNASMPEIKVVPRETISENERKCLFEATHSYRGDKSAYMLRSTMTRITYKDLEFPAHDTDKIQRGDVIIDNEGYGQYKGETQISLREIENDGRVNVVGRIADDELFLLDFLKPWSSFKLIESKK from the coding sequence ATGGGAAAATTAGGGGTATCTATCTATCCAGAACGCTCAAATTTTGAGGCAGATAAAGCTTATCTTGATTTAGCGCATCAATATGGATTTAAGCGTGTCTTCACTTCTTTACTCGAAATTGATGGAGATAAAGAAGGGGTTCTTGCAGCTTTCAAAAAAGTTGTTGATTACGCCAATCAGTTAGGAATGGAAGTCATGGTGGATATCAATCCAGGTCTCTTTACACAACTTAACATTAGTTATGATGACCTCAGCTTTTTCCATGAAATGGGTGCAGATGGAGTTCGACTTGACATAGGATTCACAGGAGCCGAAGAAGCCAGAATGACCCGAAATCCTTACGGAATCAAAATTGAAATCAATATGAGTCAGGGAACAACCTATGTTGATTCAATAATGGATTACTCACCTGATACTGAAAAACTGTTGGGAAGTCACAATTTCTACCCACATCGTTACACAGGATTGGAATTTAACCATTATCTTAAATGTACAGAAAAATTCAAGGGCTATAATTTAAACACCATGGCCTTTGTCAATTCGCAAGCAGCAACATTTGGTCCTTGGCCAACTCAAGATGGCCTTTGTACTCTTGAAGACCACAGAAGCCTTGAAATTGCGACACAAGTTAAACATTACAAACTCCTCGGTGGAATTGATGATGTGACTATTGCCAATGCTTATGCGAGCGAAGAAGAACTTAAAGCGATGAGCCAAGCATTTAATGCAAGCATGCCTGAGATTAAAGTCGTTCCACGTGAAACAATCAGTGAAAATGAACGCAAATGTCTTTTTGAAGCGACACATAGCTATCGTGGTGATAAATCAGCTTACATGCTCCGTTCAACAATGACAAGAATCACTTATAAAGACCTTGAATTCCCCGCTCACGATACTGATAAAATTCAACGTGGCGATGTCATTATTGACAACGAAGGCTATGGTCAATATAAAGGTGAGACTCAAATCTCCTTACGTGAAATAGAAAATGATGGTCGAGTCAATGTCGTTGGACGTATCGCAGATGATGAATTATTCCTACTCGATTTCCTAAAACCATGGAGCTCATTTAAACTTATCGAGAGCAAAAAATAA
- a CDS encoding PTS sugar transporter subunit IIC, with product MNGITAWMEKYLVPVAAKIGSQKHLVALRDSFIGMLPATLAGALAAMISAIVTTFPSAIQQMMLGATAFSKLAPEKVWTLANTPIIGDLNNISALVNQGTLTVIGLIFAFSWGYNLARAYGVNDLAGGIVSVATLFAGLPNQMGKFTAALGTGKAGVAATDKLNGVLGDQGLAAWKPLFASAHLDAGAYFTVIIMGALAVIIYAKLMLADITIKMPESVPPAVAKAFLAIIPTIAALYIVGLIYYIIGKLTNDSVINLITHYIAEPFQILSQNIFSVLIVTLFVSVFWFFGLHGPNVLAPVLDGIWGPLGLNNQALYFQVHSQGIRDLIAKGAVDKAHAINGDYVNLWVRGSWDAFAWFGGSGGTITLVIAIILFSKRKDYKIVGRLGLAPGIFNINEPVLFGLPVVLNAIFFIPFAVAPLISVIIAYTATALHLVDPVVNAVPWVTPPIMNAFMATGFDWRAIVLTIINLIITFVIWVPFVIAANKLEETELD from the coding sequence ATGAACGGAATTACTGCGTGGATGGAGAAATATCTCGTCCCTGTTGCGGCAAAGATTGGGTCTCAAAAACACCTAGTTGCGCTGCGTGACTCATTTATCGGTATGTTGCCAGCAACACTTGCTGGTGCCTTAGCTGCCATGATTTCAGCTATCGTGACAACATTCCCGTCAGCTATCCAACAAATGATGTTGGGAGCAACAGCATTCTCAAAATTAGCACCAGAGAAAGTCTGGACACTTGCTAATACACCAATCATTGGTGATTTGAACAATATTTCAGCCCTTGTTAACCAAGGTACACTGACAGTTATTGGTCTTATCTTTGCCTTTTCTTGGGGTTACAATTTGGCCCGTGCTTACGGAGTCAATGACCTCGCTGGTGGTATCGTATCAGTTGCAACCTTATTTGCAGGTTTGCCAAACCAAATGGGTAAATTTACAGCAGCCCTTGGTACAGGTAAAGCTGGTGTAGCAGCAACTGACAAGCTTAATGGCGTTCTTGGTGATCAAGGACTTGCCGCTTGGAAACCACTCTTTGCCTCAGCTCACCTCGATGCTGGAGCTTACTTCACAGTTATTATTATGGGTGCCCTTGCAGTTATTATTTATGCAAAACTCATGCTTGCTGACATCACAATTAAGATGCCAGAATCAGTTCCACCTGCAGTAGCAAAAGCTTTCTTAGCAATCATTCCTACAATTGCAGCACTTTATATCGTTGGTCTAATCTACTACATCATTGGTAAATTGACAAATGACTCTGTCATTAACCTGATTACCCACTATATCGCAGAGCCATTCCAAATTCTGTCACAAAATATCTTCTCAGTACTGATTGTTACACTCTTTGTTTCAGTCTTCTGGTTCTTCGGACTTCACGGACCAAACGTTTTGGCACCAGTACTCGATGGTATCTGGGGACCTCTTGGACTTAATAACCAAGCCCTTTACTTCCAAGTTCACTCACAAGGTATCCGTGACTTGATTGCTAAAGGTGCGGTTGATAAAGCACATGCCATTAATGGTGACTACGTTAACCTTTGGGTACGTGGTTCATGGGACGCCTTTGCATGGTTTGGTGGATCAGGTGGTACAATTACACTTGTTATTGCAATCATTCTCTTCTCTAAACGTAAAGACTACAAGATTGTTGGACGTCTCGGACTTGCACCTGGTATCTTCAACATCAACGAACCAGTCCTCTTCGGTCTGCCAGTTGTCTTGAATGCAATCTTCTTTATTCCATTTGCAGTCGCTCCATTGATTTCTGTAATCATTGCCTACACTGCAACAGCCCTTCACTTGGTTGACCCAGTTGTCAATGCTGTGCCATGGGTAACACCACCAATTATGAATGCCTTCATGGCAACCGGTTTTGACTGGCGGGCAATTGTCCTTACAATTATTAACTTGATCATTACCTTTGTTATCTGGGTACCATTCGTTATCGCAGCTAACAAGTTGGAAGAAACTGAACTCGACTAA
- a CDS encoding glycoside hydrolase family 1 protein, with protein sequence MEHKKLKAFPNNFLWGSASAAYQVEGAPFEDGKKASVWDNFVRIPGKTFKGTNGDVAVDHYHRYKEDVALMKELGLKSYRFSIAWTRILPDGRGEVNQAGLKFYEDLIDELIANEIEPIVTIYHWDLPQALEDLYGGWESREIIADFVNYAEVLFNAFKGKVKHWVSLNEQNIFTSQGWSLATHPPGKRDMKLFYQVNHIANLTNAAVINKFHELEMDGQIGPSFAYTPQYAKDSDPLNVLAAENAEELYSHFWMDVYLYGEYPIAAMAYLRENGLAPEFEAGDAELLKSAKPDFLGINYYQTATNAWNPVDGGVGVGSFNTSGKKGTTKESGIPGLHKKIQNPFINRTNWDWEIDPEGLRIALRRITSRYRIPVMITENGLGEYDKVEDGKIHDDYRIKYLESHVKAIKEAMTDGAKVIGYHTWSYTDLLSWLNGYQKRYGFVYVDQDETMEGSLKRIPKDSYYWYQHLIETNAEEV encoded by the coding sequence ATGGAGCACAAAAAATTAAAAGCATTTCCAAATAATTTTCTATGGGGTTCAGCTTCGGCAGCTTATCAAGTTGAGGGAGCACCTTTTGAAGATGGCAAAAAAGCCAGTGTCTGGGATAATTTTGTCCGTATTCCAGGCAAGACTTTTAAAGGAACGAATGGGGATGTCGCTGTTGATCATTATCATCGCTATAAAGAAGATGTGGCTTTAATGAAAGAGTTGGGCCTTAAATCCTACCGTTTTTCAATTGCTTGGACGCGGATTTTACCTGACGGACGTGGCGAGGTCAATCAAGCGGGCTTGAAATTCTATGAAGATTTGATTGATGAGTTGATTGCTAATGAGATTGAACCAATTGTCACGATTTATCATTGGGATTTGCCCCAAGCCTTAGAAGATTTATATGGTGGTTGGGAATCACGAGAAATTATCGCAGATTTTGTTAACTATGCTGAAGTTTTGTTTAATGCTTTCAAAGGTAAAGTAAAACATTGGGTATCGCTTAATGAACAAAATATTTTTACAAGTCAAGGTTGGTCACTCGCGACTCACCCACCTGGAAAAAGAGATATGAAACTTTTTTATCAGGTCAATCATATTGCTAATCTGACAAATGCTGCGGTAATCAATAAATTTCATGAACTTGAAATGGATGGACAAATTGGCCCTTCGTTTGCCTATACGCCACAATATGCTAAGGATTCTGACCCACTCAATGTTTTAGCGGCTGAAAATGCAGAAGAGCTTTATAGTCACTTTTGGATGGATGTTTATCTTTACGGAGAATACCCAATTGCGGCAATGGCTTATTTACGTGAAAATGGGCTAGCACCTGAATTTGAAGCAGGGGATGCTGAACTTTTGAAATCAGCTAAACCTGATTTTCTAGGTATTAATTATTACCAGACAGCTACTAACGCATGGAATCCAGTTGACGGAGGAGTTGGAGTCGGTTCCTTTAATACAAGTGGTAAAAAAGGAACAACCAAAGAATCAGGAATTCCAGGCCTCCATAAAAAAATTCAAAATCCTTTTATTAACCGAACAAATTGGGATTGGGAAATTGACCCTGAAGGCCTGAGAATTGCACTTCGTCGTATCACTTCTCGTTATCGTATTCCAGTGATGATTACAGAAAATGGCTTGGGCGAATATGATAAAGTTGAAGATGGAAAAATTCATGATGATTATCGAATCAAATATCTAGAAAGTCATGTTAAAGCAATCAAAGAAGCGATGACGGATGGAGCAAAAGTCATTGGTTATCACACTTGGTCTTATACTGACCTCCTTTCTTGGTTAAATGGCTACCAAAAACGTTATGGCTTTGTCTATGTTGACCAAGATGAAACAATGGAAGGTTCATTGAAACGGATACCGAAGGATTCTTATTACTGGTATCAACATCTCATCGAAACAAATGCTGAAGAAGTCTAA
- a CDS encoding dUTP diphosphatase: MKIRGFEVVTKYKNAGINIPKRSTEHSAGYDIEAAETVSFAPREIKLIPTGLKAYMQAGEVLYMYDRSSNPRKKGLVLINSVGVIDKDYYNNPDNEGHMFMQMRNFTDEEVVIEKGERVVQGVFMPFLVADGDENQEKEERTGGFGSTGA; this comes from the coding sequence ATGAAAATTCGTGGATTTGAAGTGGTAACTAAATATAAAAATGCTGGAATTAATATACCAAAACGTTCAACTGAACATTCAGCAGGTTATGACATTGAAGCAGCTGAAACCGTTAGTTTTGCGCCAAGGGAAATTAAATTAATTCCAACAGGCTTGAAGGCCTATATGCAGGCAGGTGAAGTGCTTTACATGTATGACCGTTCATCAAATCCTCGTAAAAAAGGCTTGGTTTTAATCAATTCAGTAGGTGTTATTGACAAGGATTACTATAATAATCCTGATAATGAAGGGCATATGTTCATGCAGATGCGTAATTTCACTGATGAAGAAGTCGTAATTGAAAAAGGGGAGCGCGTGGTTCAGGGAGTCTTCATGCCTTTCTTGGTCGCTGATGGTGATGAAAATCAAGAAAAAGAAGAACGGACTGGTGGTTTTGGGTCAACAGGAGCTTAA
- a CDS encoding bifunctional metallophosphatase/5'-nucleotidase, which translates to MNKLRILHLNDLHSHLERFPVIERFFAEKSHEEVESLSFDLGDNVDRVHPLTEATEGQFNVELMNRLDLTAATIGNNEGLGLTHEMLSHLYDEANFPVLLSNLATNFAQSEPLIVTTSFGLRIGLIGLTAPYVLAYPQAGWELSDPFVVLDELLPKLDCDFTILLSHLGKNVDEQIAKDYDEIDLIIGAHTHHLFEHGAQVNQTLLAAAGRYGEYVGQIDLTFNENNQLVDAQIEAIATNTLPQRKSDLVETNGWELRGHKLLEGTVVADLPKALPNVLPDFKGSHYLAKIFADYGNTKLCLMNSGLLVTDELPNHLTLDDLHEFLPHSIRLVRFTFTGEELRQVLLEIMDVSDFLATQKIQGMGFRGKTFGSLIFHGIEPREGDFYIKNSENQSLEKISDEESYQIVLPDQYLFAWYFPLLKKLGKSEILFPYFLREIVAEHFKNK; encoded by the coding sequence ATGAATAAACTGCGTATCCTCCATTTGAATGATTTACACTCTCACTTGGAACGTTTCCCTGTGATTGAGCGTTTTTTTGCGGAAAAATCACATGAAGAAGTTGAAAGTTTGTCTTTCGACTTGGGTGACAATGTGGATCGGGTTCATCCTTTGACGGAGGCAACAGAGGGACAATTTAATGTTGAATTGATGAATCGTTTAGATTTGACGGCGGCGACAATAGGTAATAATGAGGGATTAGGACTGACACATGAGATGCTTTCTCATCTCTATGATGAAGCTAATTTTCCTGTTCTCTTGTCAAATTTGGCGACAAATTTTGCACAATCTGAGCCTTTGATAGTCACGACTTCATTTGGCTTACGAATTGGATTAATTGGTTTGACAGCCCCTTATGTTCTTGCTTATCCACAGGCGGGCTGGGAATTGTCAGACCCTTTTGTGGTTTTAGATGAACTTTTACCAAAACTGGATTGTGATTTTACCATTTTACTTTCTCATTTGGGTAAGAATGTTGATGAGCAAATTGCGAAGGACTATGATGAGATTGACTTGATTATTGGAGCTCATACACATCATTTATTTGAACATGGTGCTCAAGTTAATCAAACCCTTCTTGCAGCTGCTGGACGCTACGGCGAATATGTGGGGCAAATTGATTTAACTTTTAATGAAAATAATCAATTAGTTGATGCACAAATTGAAGCTATAGCAACCAATACGCTTCCTCAAAGAAAATCGGATTTGGTAGAAACCAATGGTTGGGAACTGAGAGGGCATAAACTCTTAGAGGGAACAGTCGTTGCTGATTTACCTAAAGCCTTACCTAATGTTTTACCGGATTTCAAGGGAAGCCATTATTTGGCAAAAATCTTTGCAGACTATGGAAATACAAAACTTTGTCTCATGAATTCCGGTTTGTTGGTGACAGATGAATTACCAAATCATTTAACTTTAGATGATTTACATGAATTTTTACCCCATTCGATTCGTTTAGTTCGTTTCACATTTACAGGTGAAGAACTTAGACAAGTTTTGCTTGAAATTATGGATGTTTCGGATTTCCTTGCCACCCAAAAAATTCAAGGAATGGGTTTTCGTGGAAAAACATTTGGTTCTCTTATATTTCATGGAATTGAACCACGCGAAGGTGATTTTTACATAAAAAATTCGGAAAATCAGTCACTTGAAAAAATTTCTGATGAAGAGAGTTATCAAATTGTTTTACCTGACCAATATTTGTTTGCTTGGTATTTCCCTTTATTGAAAAAATTGGGAAAATCAGAAATTTTATTCCCTTATTTCTTACGAGAAATTGTAGCAGAACATTTTAAAAATAAATAG
- a CDS encoding YutD family protein codes for MAKVIDESKLNYNKYPGEHVMAVGEVVQVGQRTFHIVHNYREAFDAEKLEQRFSDVLDKYDYIVGDWGFEQLRLKGFFSTSRRKMLADNKIDHLEDYVNEYCNYGCAYFVLRRIRTKDEAFVSEKLFTEKELKQGFDKPRRKRNRNRNRVRDEQKVNAKEDKRSENSLEARKDFKIREKSTDRKPKVTDKNKKVSVSKKSQERKTDNKKQNPAKDSDKKFTMKKRNPRKKVEQTETKKQENQGFVIRNRKKD; via the coding sequence ATGGCTAAAGTAATAGACGAAAGTAAGTTAAATTATAATAAATATCCTGGCGAACATGTTATGGCAGTAGGGGAAGTTGTTCAAGTTGGACAACGAACTTTTCATATTGTTCATAATTATCGTGAGGCTTTTGATGCGGAAAAATTAGAACAACGTTTTTCTGATGTTTTAGATAAGTATGATTATATTGTGGGAGATTGGGGCTTTGAGCAATTACGTTTGAAGGGTTTTTTCTCAACCAGTCGTAGAAAAATGTTGGCAGACAATAAAATTGATCATCTTGAAGATTATGTCAATGAATATTGTAATTATGGTTGTGCTTATTTTGTTTTACGGCGGATTCGGACAAAAGATGAAGCTTTTGTTTCTGAGAAACTTTTTACCGAAAAAGAGTTGAAGCAAGGATTTGATAAGCCACGTCGTAAGAGAAATCGCAATCGAAATCGGGTGCGTGATGAGCAAAAAGTTAATGCTAAAGAAGACAAACGTTCAGAAAATTCATTAGAAGCTCGAAAAGATTTTAAAATTCGTGAAAAATCTACTGACAGAAAACCAAAAGTTACTGACAAAAATAAAAAAGTTTCTGTCAGTAAAAAATCTCAAGAGAGAAAAACAGACAATAAAAAACAAAATCCAGCTAAAGATTCTGATAAAAAATTTACAATGAAAAAACGGAATCCTCGTAAAAAAGTTGAGCAAACAGAGACTAAAAAGCAAGAGAATCAAGGCTTTGTCATTCGTAATCGTAAAAAGGATTGA
- the rlmN gene encoding 23S rRNA (adenine(2503)-C(2))-methyltransferase RlmN has product MTENIITETRPSIYGLTRDQLIEWAIENGEKKFRATQVWDWLYRKRVQSFEEMSNLSAAFIDKLNEHFILNPLEQVVVQESADGTVKYLFMLPDKMMIETVLMRQSYGLSVCVTTQVGCNMGCTFCASGILKKERDVTAGEIVSQIMLVQKYFDERGLDERVSHVVVMGIGEPFDNYEHLMNFLRVINDDNGLAIGARHITVSTCGFMPAKIKEFAHENLQINLAISLHAPNNELRTSLMRITRNAPLEKLFEAIDYYTETTNRRVTYEYIMLSGENDSPEIAQQLADLIKPRNKLSYVNLIPYNPVAEHIKYERSTKDNTAKFYDVLKKNGINCVVRQEHGTDIDAACGQLRSKQIKKNKAKLA; this is encoded by the coding sequence ATGACAGAGAATATAATAACAGAAACGCGTCCTTCAATTTATGGATTGACACGTGACCAATTAATTGAATGGGCAATTGAAAATGGAGAAAAGAAATTCCGAGCAACTCAGGTTTGGGATTGGCTTTACCGTAAACGTGTTCAATCTTTTGAAGAAATGAGCAATTTATCAGCTGCTTTTATTGATAAACTTAATGAGCATTTTATTTTGAATCCATTAGAACAAGTTGTTGTTCAAGAATCTGCTGACGGAACAGTGAAATATCTATTTATGCTTCCTGACAAGATGATGATTGAAACAGTTTTGATGCGTCAATCTTATGGTTTGTCTGTTTGTGTTACAACTCAAGTAGGTTGTAATATGGGTTGTACTTTCTGTGCTTCTGGGATTTTGAAAAAAGAACGTGATGTGACTGCTGGGGAAATTGTCAGCCAAATCATGCTCGTTCAAAAATACTTTGATGAACGTGGTTTAGATGAACGTGTTTCACACGTGGTAGTTATGGGAATTGGTGAACCTTTTGATAATTACGAACATCTAATGAACTTCTTGCGTGTTATTAATGATGATAATGGGCTGGCAATTGGGGCCCGTCACATCACAGTTTCGACTTGTGGATTTATGCCAGCAAAAATTAAAGAATTTGCGCATGAAAATCTACAAATCAATTTAGCAATTTCACTTCATGCTCCAAATAATGAGTTGCGTACTTCATTGATGCGTATTACTCGTAACGCACCACTTGAAAAACTTTTTGAAGCGATTGACTATTACACAGAAACAACCAATCGACGTGTGACTTACGAATATATTATGCTTTCTGGTGAAAATGACAGCCCAGAAATTGCTCAACAATTGGCTGACTTGATAAAACCTAGAAATAAATTGTCTTATGTTAACTTGATTCCATACAATCCAGTTGCAGAACATATTAAATATGAACGTTCAACAAAAGATAATACGGCAAAATTTTATGATGTTTTGAAGAAAAATGGCATTAACTGTGTCGTTCGTCAAGAACATGGAACAGATATTGATGCAGCTTGTGGACAATTACGTTCAAAACAAATTAAGAAAAATAAGGCCAAATTAGCCTAA